From a single Granulicella aggregans genomic region:
- a CDS encoding tetratricopeptide repeat protein yields the protein MTFRVSVCASILTAIFLSTGATGAAQDAQEIQSMDAGAAALRRGDAKEAEESFRRALQANPASADAYLGIGLAELRENLLEDAVRSLSKASELNPSLPSAHMFDGIALFQMNSFDEAADQLRQEIKLQPKSTEALTWLGIIELQAGHPKQAAVPFDQAGTLSPASPSVLYYQVRAHTLAAQEAFRALAAIDGDSAYVHRAQAEIYSESHQPDKAIDEYQAAIKKAPRDPELYEALGDEEQRVSHTAEAVKAYQAELALNPDSSIALYNLGKIQVETADAAQGVALLQRAAEAHAAAAPTLFYLGFGLAKLGKYEEAAKSLEQSLASSPSEMIRQRDLYELVRVYQRLDRKADLQRALDSLKSLKNK from the coding sequence ATGACCTTCCGCGTCTCCGTGTGCGCTTCCATCCTGACTGCTATCTTCCTTTCGACAGGCGCGACAGGCGCCGCACAAGACGCGCAGGAGATCCAATCGATGGATGCGGGCGCCGCCGCGCTTCGACGAGGAGATGCAAAAGAAGCAGAAGAGTCTTTTCGGCGCGCGCTTCAGGCGAACCCTGCCTCCGCGGACGCTTATCTCGGGATCGGACTAGCGGAGCTCCGCGAGAACCTGCTGGAGGACGCCGTCCGCTCTCTCAGCAAGGCGAGCGAGCTTAATCCCTCCCTGCCCAGCGCGCACATGTTCGACGGCATTGCGCTTTTTCAAATGAACTCTTTCGACGAAGCTGCGGATCAACTGCGGCAGGAGATCAAGCTTCAGCCGAAGAGTACAGAGGCGCTCACCTGGCTGGGGATCATCGAACTGCAGGCTGGCCATCCGAAGCAGGCGGCTGTGCCCTTCGATCAGGCAGGGACTCTTTCGCCTGCCAGCCCGAGTGTTTTGTATTACCAGGTGCGGGCACACACCCTCGCCGCCCAGGAAGCTTTCCGCGCGCTCGCGGCGATCGATGGCGACTCTGCGTATGTCCATCGCGCGCAGGCAGAGATCTATTCGGAGTCGCACCAACCTGATAAGGCCATCGACGAATACCAGGCTGCGATCAAGAAGGCGCCGCGAGACCCGGAGCTGTACGAGGCTCTTGGTGACGAGGAACAAAGAGTGAGTCATACAGCCGAGGCGGTAAAGGCCTACCAGGCGGAACTTGCACTCAATCCGGACAGCTCCATTGCTTTGTACAACCTGGGGAAGATTCAGGTTGAGACCGCCGATGCTGCTCAGGGAGTGGCGCTGCTGCAACGGGCCGCTGAAGCCCATGCTGCCGCGGCACCAACTCTCTTCTACCTGGGATTTGGTCTGGCGAAGCTGGGTAAATACGAGGAAGCAGCGAAGAGTCTGGAACAGTCTTTGGCCAGTTCGCCCTCGGAGATGATCCGGCAAAGAGATCTTTACGAACTCGTTCGGGTGTATCAGCGGCTGGATCGCAAGGCCGACTTACAGCGCGCTTTGGATAGCCTCAAAAGCCTGAAGAACAAGTGA
- a CDS encoding arabinan endo-1,5-alpha-L-arabinosidase, whose amino-acid sequence MEKIGKCRKNIATMALSFLAVFVVLSMSGRRALAQDQSTAPEALILSGQFAGTHDPSIAVDHGTYYVFATGAVRPDKSEAPPPAPAAGQAQTEYVRPHTAQLPQFPIRCSKDLHAWKRCGAVFPSIPEWIQQMSPKTEELWAPDVSYFDGLYHLYYAFSVFGKNTSGIALATNETLDPASPRYKWVDHGLVLRSLATNDFNAIDPNLILDTKGEAWLSFGSFWTGIKMRHLDRKTGLLSTKDTTVYSLAARTHGGLTQPRSPDLPPDTEAIEAPFILHHGDFYYLFVSWDLCCRGLKSTYSTHVGRSKSVTGPYLDRAGVPMLEGGGSPLLAGNKVWLGPGGESLLHLPEEDIIVFHAYSGEDGHPALHISTLGWTEGWPTARLEGDRP is encoded by the coding sequence ATGGAAAAGATTGGAAAGTGCCGAAAGAACATTGCAACCATGGCTTTGAGCTTCCTGGCAGTGTTCGTAGTGCTCAGCATGTCCGGTCGACGAGCTCTGGCGCAGGATCAGAGCACAGCTCCTGAAGCCTTAATCCTTAGCGGACAGTTCGCAGGTACGCACGATCCCTCGATCGCCGTCGACCACGGAACGTACTATGTCTTCGCGACAGGGGCGGTCAGGCCAGATAAGAGCGAAGCTCCTCCCCCCGCGCCGGCCGCCGGACAGGCGCAGACGGAGTACGTCCGTCCTCATACAGCTCAACTGCCGCAGTTTCCCATTCGCTGCTCAAAAGACCTGCATGCCTGGAAGCGCTGTGGGGCTGTCTTCCCATCCATCCCGGAGTGGATCCAACAGATGAGTCCGAAGACCGAGGAGCTATGGGCGCCCGATGTCTCCTACTTCGATGGCTTGTACCACCTCTACTACGCCTTTTCTGTCTTCGGCAAGAACACCTCCGGCATCGCGCTCGCCACCAACGAGACGCTCGACCCGGCGAGCCCCAGGTACAAGTGGGTCGACCACGGGCTGGTGTTGCGCTCTCTCGCCACCAATGACTTCAACGCGATCGATCCGAACCTGATCCTCGATACCAAGGGCGAGGCGTGGCTTTCATTCGGCAGCTTCTGGACCGGCATCAAGATGCGGCATCTCGATCGGAAGACCGGTCTCCTGTCGACGAAGGACACCACGGTGTACTCGCTTGCCGCCCGCACACACGGCGGACTCACACAGCCGCGCAGCCCTGACCTGCCTCCCGATACCGAGGCCATTGAGGCGCCTTTCATCCTTCATCACGGAGACTTCTACTATCTCTTCGTATCCTGGGATCTTTGCTGCCGTGGTTTGAAGAGCACCTACAGCACCCACGTGGGTCGTTCCAAGAGCGTGACAGGGCCATACCTCGATCGCGCTGGGGTTCCGATGCTGGAGGGTGGGGGATCGCCGTTGCTGGCAGGGAACAAAGTATGGCTCGGCCCGGGCGGGGAATCGCTATTGCATCTTCCCGAAGAGGACATCATCGTCTTTCACGCCTACAGCGGAGAGGATGGCCATCCGGCGCTCCATATCTCCACGCTTGGCTGGACAGAAGGATGGCCGACAGCGAGGCTTGAGGGTGACAGGCCCTGA
- a CDS encoding glycoside hydrolase family 5 protein, which yields MPERDTLYTSGRFLLSRSGTKVILRGVNLPLLDDWAFPPSNYLSAVAQSHANAVRIQWYVNYGDADRPAYSLSDLDNVLTQCAQAEMIPILMLADLTCAADTSLLNSELVSWWTSSDVVAVLAKHAAYLVINLANEVGFYHWAGDSQAVLDAYCADYATAFQSIRSQGLNCPIMVDAPDCGTSLDVFLAVGQQLIESDPQQNILLSAHAYWAGYDGMPFIQQCVNAALPIVFGEIANRQDEVVDGQTVFGFYCLDGTGEGVTPANGFTYQALLSTLFHHETGWLAWSWGPDECAARMLSTDGTSAALSPYGEDILNNPSYGLATTSHRHMLL from the coding sequence ATGCCCGAGCGCGACACGCTTTATACCTCAGGAAGATTCTTGCTAAGCCGCAGCGGAACCAAGGTCATACTTCGCGGAGTCAATCTTCCGCTGCTCGATGATTGGGCATTTCCTCCATCGAACTATCTCTCCGCAGTAGCGCAGAGCCATGCAAACGCCGTTCGCATCCAGTGGTATGTGAACTACGGGGATGCAGATCGCCCGGCCTACTCTCTGTCTGATCTCGACAACGTCCTGACGCAATGTGCGCAGGCAGAGATGATCCCGATCCTGATGCTGGCGGATCTTACATGCGCGGCGGATACGAGTCTGCTCAACTCGGAACTTGTTTCCTGGTGGACTTCGAGCGATGTGGTCGCGGTGTTGGCGAAACACGCCGCGTACCTCGTGATCAATCTGGCAAACGAGGTGGGCTTCTACCACTGGGCAGGGGATTCGCAGGCGGTTCTCGACGCGTATTGCGCGGACTACGCCACGGCCTTCCAGAGTATTCGGAGTCAAGGGCTGAACTGTCCGATCATGGTCGATGCGCCGGACTGCGGCACGTCGCTCGACGTCTTCCTCGCAGTTGGCCAACAGCTCATCGAGTCTGACCCGCAGCAAAATATCCTGCTCAGCGCACACGCCTATTGGGCCGGATACGATGGGATGCCCTTTATCCAGCAATGCGTCAATGCGGCGCTCCCCATCGTCTTCGGGGAGATCGCGAATCGGCAGGACGAGGTAGTAGACGGCCAGACGGTCTTTGGCTTCTACTGTCTGGATGGCACCGGCGAAGGTGTAACCCCGGCAAACGGATTCACCTACCAGGCGCTGCTATCTACGCTCTTCCATCACGAGACCGGTTGGCTCGCCTGGTCGTGGGGGCCGGACGAGTGCGCGGCGCGCATGTTGAGCACAGACGGAACCTCCGCGGCTCTATCGCCCTACGGAGAAGACATTCTCAACAACCCGAGCTATGGTCTTGCAACGACGAGTCATCGGCATATGCTGCTCTAA
- a CDS encoding winged helix-turn-helix domain-containing protein, translated as MRFVFNNFILDSEQRVLWKEGEAVPVSPKVFETLELLVMNEGRIVSKQEFMKALWPDSFVEDGNLTQNIFILRKLLGTSEEGRSYIETFSRRGYRFAGTIRREDVPLEGETSAPARAVFEEGNSDSTSLPGLVDDLASPIEAQVSSPAAGHRMTKPLLLVFITAFIFLLVAGSGLALRWKTRIRVGAYRRITNDGRTKDLLNTPSILVPVGNALYFTEVIGDQSILAQVSAEGGEIAYGMAPSPRVHVVGFQQGSPGTLLFGANWPIDANQPLLGQDISSATGSPVFNLRAQDASWSPDGGKLAYSQLGNVFVRSSDGKTIQVATVRGLAYWPRWSPDGSRLRFSESYQGFHDRLWEVDSAGGGLHQLFADQADSDHVCCGSWTKSGRAFVYLSVQTSNSKIRIRTEDGGIGSRWTQQSLDLSAAPLDRWIAPLPGPDGKHLFAIGEQLHGRLVRIDPATRRPEPFIGGISAEGVSFSPDHESIVWTAYPEGTLWRSRSDGSGRVQLTQAPLVARFPHWSPDGSTIVFTAASPGSDWQLYTVPANGGEVKVLVPESRGQGVASWSPDGKALAFGHLLDPAEARKQPLDIEIFHLEDRSSTPIPGSKGLWTARWSPDGRYLSAVTEDNQTLRLYDMQKGLWSDLAHSNINDVVWSPDSKSLFFDTNLGSDPALYRVRLSDRKLELWATLKDLRRAGFFAPWLGMAPDGSPILLEDVSIQELYSIALNLP; from the coding sequence ATGCGATTTGTATTCAACAACTTCATCCTCGACTCAGAGCAACGGGTGCTTTGGAAAGAGGGTGAGGCGGTCCCGGTATCGCCCAAGGTCTTCGAGACTCTCGAGCTGCTCGTCATGAACGAGGGCAGGATCGTGTCCAAACAGGAGTTTATGAAGGCGCTCTGGCCCGACAGCTTTGTCGAGGACGGGAATCTTACCCAGAACATCTTCATTCTGCGCAAGCTGCTCGGCACCTCAGAAGAGGGCCGATCTTATATAGAGACATTCTCCAGGCGCGGCTACCGCTTTGCCGGTACGATCCGGCGTGAGGATGTTCCCTTGGAGGGAGAGACATCAGCACCGGCCAGGGCGGTCTTCGAAGAGGGAAACTCCGATTCGACAAGCTTGCCGGGACTGGTCGACGACTTAGCGAGTCCGATCGAGGCCCAGGTATCTTCGCCGGCTGCAGGCCATCGCATGACGAAGCCTTTGTTACTGGTCTTCATCACAGCGTTCATCTTCCTTCTCGTCGCCGGATCTGGTCTCGCACTCCGCTGGAAGACTCGCATAAGAGTTGGAGCCTATCGACGCATCACGAATGATGGAAGAACCAAAGACCTGCTCAATACACCTTCGATTCTCGTGCCAGTCGGAAACGCGCTTTACTTCACGGAGGTGATCGGCGATCAGAGCATTCTGGCCCAGGTCTCAGCCGAAGGCGGCGAGATCGCGTACGGCATGGCTCCGTCGCCAAGGGTGCATGTGGTCGGGTTCCAGCAGGGCTCTCCCGGCACTCTCTTATTTGGCGCGAACTGGCCGATCGATGCCAACCAGCCGTTGCTGGGACAGGACATTTCGTCAGCAACAGGCTCGCCGGTCTTCAACCTTCGCGCACAAGACGCAAGCTGGTCGCCCGACGGCGGCAAGCTGGCCTACTCCCAGCTCGGCAATGTCTTTGTCCGCTCTTCCGACGGGAAGACGATCCAGGTCGCCACGGTCCGGGGACTGGCTTATTGGCCGCGATGGTCCCCGGATGGGAGCCGTCTCCGCTTCTCAGAGAGCTACCAGGGATTCCATGATCGGCTGTGGGAGGTAGACAGCGCGGGCGGAGGCCTTCACCAACTCTTCGCAGACCAGGCTGATAGTGATCACGTGTGCTGTGGCTCCTGGACGAAGAGCGGTCGAGCCTTCGTCTACCTCTCAGTTCAGACGAGCAATAGCAAGATCCGTATACGGACCGAAGACGGCGGGATCGGAAGCAGATGGACCCAGCAATCCCTCGATCTCTCCGCGGCTCCGCTCGATCGATGGATTGCGCCGTTGCCCGGTCCAGACGGCAAGCATCTTTTCGCCATTGGAGAGCAGCTCCACGGCCGCCTGGTGCGCATTGACCCCGCAACCCGTCGGCCTGAGCCTTTTATCGGCGGCATCTCCGCCGAGGGAGTCAGTTTCTCGCCGGACCACGAAAGCATCGTCTGGACGGCCTATCCTGAGGGGACGTTGTGGCGGAGCCGCAGCGACGGCTCTGGCCGGGTTCAACTTACGCAGGCACCGCTAGTCGCTCGCTTTCCGCACTGGTCGCCGGATGGCTCAACTATCGTCTTCACGGCAGCGAGCCCGGGATCGGACTGGCAACTCTACACCGTTCCCGCGAACGGAGGCGAGGTCAAGGTGCTGGTGCCCGAGTCGAGAGGTCAGGGGGTCGCATCCTGGTCGCCGGATGGTAAGGCCCTTGCCTTCGGACATCTCCTCGACCCGGCAGAGGCGCGAAAGCAGCCGCTCGATATCGAGATCTTTCACCTCGAAGATCGAAGCTCGACTCCCATACCGGGTTCGAAGGGTCTATGGACCGCGCGCTGGTCGCCCGACGGCCGGTATCTTTCGGCCGTGACCGAGGACAACCAGACGCTCCGTCTCTACGACATGCAGAAGGGCCTATGGAGCGATCTGGCGCACTCCAACATCAATGACGTCGTTTGGTCACCGGACAGCAAATCGCTCTTCTTCGATACCAACCTGGGTTCCGACCCGGCCCTTTACCGTGTGCGCCTGAGCGACCGGAAGCTCGAACTCTGGGCTACTCTCAAAGACCTTCGCCGAGCTGGCTTCTTCGCGCCCTGGCTGGGCATGGCACCGGACGGATCGCCCATCCTCCTCGAAGACGTAAGCATCCAGGAGTTGTACTCGATCGCATTGAACCTGCCTTGA
- a CDS encoding UPF0182 family membrane protein has protein sequence MPDFIDSSDYLNPKRPSRRGRFVVIAALLFVTFIVARIVLSDWVDLLWFESLGYGEVFWKTFLIESSVFLLSAAITFLVLYGAFFLIRRSHHADLPTNHAIVLGGQRVSLSVAPALRVISLVVSIVVALLTGLTMMSQWPTLALFWYAPHAAGPVTDPIFSRPLNFFLFTLPAWRMIDDWLLTLAIATCAVAVLFLIITSGSRTLDNRRLSLAPSPWRGLSCTAAFFLLVLAMTVFVERFELLLDHHTLFDGINYTDAHITAGGLLLVAGALVLGAIIAAINAVRDSRVAGIVVSVLPAVLCYGGLTVVGWYVANFIVKPNQLVREEPYITHNIEMTRQAYGLDHFSQSEFPAEATLEAADASHNQPTLQNIRLWDWRALQDTLRQVQEIRTYYDFPDIDIDRYVLNGKLSEEMLAVRELNVEKLPVSSRNWINEKLIYTHGYGITMNPVNGFTPEGLPNLLLSNMPVQSTVPGLKVTRPELYFGELTDTDVYVKTRQQEFDYPQGQANNLTSYQGTGGIALGGFARRLIIAFDHGDLGTLPFSDDVTPESRLLMHRNIRDRVARLAPFLTFDQDPYMVVGDDGRLSWIIDAYTTSDSYPYSTHYSLGGDPVNYIRNSVKVVVDAYNGTTTFYVFDTEDPVLGAYRRIYPTLFTDAAKMPADLRRHARYPQGLFSLQAEVYGLYHMTRPEVFFNREDLWTVATETSSDANGQQSVQPMQPNYVLMKLPGGTQEEFVQILPFTPANRNNLIGWIAGRSDGEAYGTTAVYNFPKTRLIDGPQQIEARIDQNAQLSGQLTLWNQQGSHVLRGSLLVIPTGRALLYAEPIYLQAQQSPMPELRLVVLALQDKLAYGTTFQAALAALFGGEASSLTASETPLPAQSSSNSSPITLPQTNQTSSQLPADLKALIADANKNFGDYQRLTAAGKLAEAGQKLEALKSDLARLDSAKR, from the coding sequence GTGCCAGACTTCATCGACTCGTCAGACTATCTCAATCCAAAACGTCCCAGTCGTCGTGGCCGCTTCGTCGTCATCGCCGCCCTGCTATTTGTCACTTTCATCGTTGCCCGGATCGTCCTCTCGGATTGGGTCGATCTCCTCTGGTTCGAGTCGCTGGGCTACGGCGAGGTGTTCTGGAAGACCTTTCTCATCGAGTCTTCCGTCTTCCTGCTTTCGGCAGCGATCACCTTCCTCGTTCTCTATGGTGCATTCTTCCTGATCCGCCGCTCACATCACGCGGATCTGCCCACAAACCATGCGATCGTCCTCGGCGGCCAACGTGTCAGCCTCTCCGTTGCTCCTGCCTTGCGTGTGATCTCGCTCGTCGTCTCGATCGTGGTAGCGCTCCTGACCGGCCTTACGATGATGTCGCAGTGGCCCACCCTGGCTCTCTTCTGGTACGCACCGCACGCCGCCGGTCCCGTCACCGACCCTATCTTCTCGCGTCCCCTCAATTTCTTCCTCTTCACTCTCCCGGCCTGGCGGATGATTGATGACTGGCTTCTCACCCTGGCGATCGCCACCTGTGCTGTGGCTGTTCTCTTCCTGATCATCACCAGCGGCTCGCGAACTCTGGATAATCGCCGGCTCAGTCTTGCGCCCTCACCTTGGCGCGGCCTCTCCTGCACCGCTGCCTTCTTTCTCCTCGTGCTTGCCATGACCGTCTTCGTGGAGCGGTTCGAGCTGCTTCTCGACCATCACACGCTCTTCGACGGCATCAACTACACCGATGCCCACATCACGGCTGGCGGCCTTCTGTTAGTTGCAGGTGCTCTTGTTCTTGGCGCGATCATCGCTGCCATCAATGCCGTGCGAGACTCTCGCGTCGCAGGGATCGTTGTCTCTGTCTTGCCTGCGGTCCTTTGCTATGGAGGGTTGACGGTCGTTGGCTGGTACGTTGCGAACTTCATCGTCAAACCCAATCAACTTGTCCGCGAAGAGCCATACATCACACACAACATTGAGATGACGCGGCAGGCCTACGGCCTCGATCATTTTTCGCAAAGCGAGTTTCCCGCCGAAGCGACGCTCGAGGCCGCCGACGCCAGCCACAATCAGCCGACGCTTCAGAACATCCGCCTCTGGGACTGGAGGGCGCTGCAGGACACGCTGCGTCAGGTCCAGGAGATCCGGACTTACTACGACTTTCCCGACATCGATATCGACCGCTACGTCCTGAACGGCAAACTCAGCGAGGAGATGCTCGCCGTCCGCGAGCTCAACGTCGAGAAGCTGCCGGTAAGCAGCCGCAACTGGATCAACGAAAAACTGATCTACACCCATGGCTACGGCATCACCATGAACCCGGTCAACGGATTCACGCCGGAGGGCTTACCGAACCTGCTCCTCAGCAACATGCCGGTTCAGAGCACGGTGCCAGGCCTGAAGGTGACGCGCCCTGAACTTTACTTCGGCGAACTCACCGACACCGACGTCTACGTCAAAACGCGACAGCAGGAGTTTGACTATCCGCAGGGACAGGCCAACAACCTTACCTCGTATCAGGGCACAGGCGGCATCGCTCTGGGCGGCTTCGCCCGTCGCCTCATCATCGCCTTCGATCACGGTGACCTCGGTACGCTGCCCTTCTCCGACGACGTAACGCCGGAGAGCCGCTTGCTCATGCACCGCAACATCCGCGATCGCGTTGCGCGGCTCGCGCCCTTCCTCACCTTCGATCAGGATCCCTACATGGTGGTTGGAGATGATGGCCGACTGTCATGGATCATCGATGCTTACACTACTTCCGACAGCTACCCGTACTCCACTCATTACTCACTGGGCGGCGACCCAGTTAACTACATACGGAACAGCGTGAAGGTTGTGGTCGATGCCTATAACGGTACGACAACCTTCTATGTCTTCGACACGGAAGACCCAGTGCTTGGTGCCTACCGCCGCATCTATCCGACGCTCTTCACCGACGCCGCAAAGATGCCTGCCGACCTGCGCCGCCATGCGCGTTATCCGCAGGGCCTCTTCAGCCTCCAGGCAGAGGTCTACGGCCTTTATCACATGACCCGGCCAGAGGTGTTCTTCAATCGCGAAGACCTTTGGACCGTCGCTACGGAGACCAGCAGCGACGCGAACGGCCAGCAGTCTGTGCAGCCGATGCAGCCTAACTACGTCCTAATGAAGCTGCCCGGTGGAACGCAGGAGGAGTTTGTCCAGATACTGCCCTTTACCCCGGCGAATCGGAACAATCTTATTGGCTGGATTGCGGGACGTTCCGATGGCGAGGCCTACGGGACCACCGCCGTCTATAACTTTCCCAAGACACGTCTTATCGATGGACCGCAACAGATCGAGGCCCGCATCGATCAGAACGCACAGCTCTCCGGCCAATTGACACTCTGGAACCAGCAGGGCTCTCACGTCCTGCGCGGCAGCCTGCTGGTGATTCCTACGGGTCGCGCCCTTCTGTATGCCGAGCCTATCTATCTGCAGGCGCAACAGAGCCCTATGCCGGAACTGCGCCTTGTTGTGCTTGCACTTCAGGATAAGCTCGCCTACGGCACCACCTTCCAGGCTGCACTTGCCGCTCTCTTTGGCGGCGAAGCCTCGTCGCTGACGGCCTCTGAAACGCCTCTGCCTGCGCAAAGCTCCTCAAACTCCTCGCCGATAACCTTGCCGCAAACCAATCAGACGTCCAGCCAGCTTCCGGCAGATCTCAAGGCCCTCATCGCTGACGCAAACAAGAACTTCGGGGACTATCAGCGGCTCACTGCCGCGGGCAAGCTGGCTGAAGCGGGGCAGAAGCTTGAGGCCCTGAAGTCCGATCTGGCCAGGCTTGATTCAGCGAAGCGATAG
- a CDS encoding amidase codes for MFKSLQWVLLLSFFAATSCLRGQSTPPSKSADSDLFEITIPQLEDLYRSHRYTVTQVTRWYLARIHRYNGIYRDIETIDEQGALATAARLDQQGPGEHPAPLWGVPIVIKANTSIQGLVTTDGWRGYTIPGHELIAPKDATIVARLRAAGAVILGHTNMPDFAASDTNRSSSFGRTGNAYDVRFSPGGSSGGTVTAITSNEAVFGNGTDTGNSIRMPAATSSVVGLFPTRGLVSISGIAPLDWLLDNSGPIARDVTDAAIALTVMAGPDPADPRTADARSKAMPGPYTRYLKPDALKGKRFGVPAFILAGAGIPFQGICPESPDKFAEDRRSAIIPLEPETRAAFLKSLDGLRAAGATVVFSDDILPDSFAEIASHVCTFPYIKEGTERFLRTYGPGQYHSAEEYAAVVGSPLPNTILNGMNDVSRKDRAPIVETTLEADPNAEVNYFRPRRETLAAYNEALSRFHLDGFVYPATQMPPPDETMPQKGESGIISGGPHSDTSWVNMIGVPAIVVPGGFYPDGLPFGLEISASPWRDGDLLGYAYAYEQQTHHRRPPILVEQGLLPNAR; via the coding sequence TTGTTCAAGAGCCTGCAATGGGTACTGCTCCTCTCTTTCTTCGCCGCCACTTCCTGCCTACGCGGCCAGTCGACACCTCCGTCCAAATCCGCTGACAGCGATCTCTTCGAGATTACGATTCCTCAACTTGAAGATCTCTACCGGTCGCACCGCTACACCGTGACGCAGGTGACTCGCTGGTATCTTGCACGGATCCATCGCTACAACGGAATCTACCGCGACATTGAGACCATCGATGAGCAAGGAGCCCTGGCAACCGCGGCTCGGCTCGACCAGCAGGGTCCGGGCGAACACCCCGCGCCGCTCTGGGGAGTCCCCATCGTCATCAAGGCCAATACCTCCATCCAGGGACTGGTGACAACCGACGGATGGAGGGGTTACACGATCCCTGGTCATGAACTGATTGCGCCGAAAGACGCGACGATCGTCGCCAGGCTTCGAGCAGCAGGGGCGGTTATCCTTGGCCATACCAACATGCCGGACTTTGCGGCATCGGACACCAACCGAAGCTCTTCGTTTGGTCGTACCGGCAATGCTTATGATGTCCGTTTCTCCCCGGGCGGCTCGTCGGGTGGAACGGTCACGGCGATCACCTCGAACGAAGCCGTCTTCGGTAACGGCACGGACACCGGCAACTCCATCCGCATGCCCGCTGCCACCAGTTCCGTCGTTGGACTCTTTCCTACGCGCGGCCTCGTCTCCATCTCCGGTATCGCTCCACTTGATTGGCTGCTCGACAACTCCGGACCGATCGCACGCGACGTAACGGATGCCGCCATCGCCCTCACCGTGATGGCTGGCCCGGACCCAGCTGACCCACGCACGGCTGACGCAAGATCAAAGGCCATGCCGGGGCCCTACACGAGATACCTCAAGCCAGATGCGCTCAAGGGTAAGCGATTTGGCGTCCCTGCCTTCATCCTTGCGGGTGCGGGTATTCCTTTTCAAGGCATCTGCCCGGAGTCGCCGGATAAATTCGCTGAGGATCGCAGGAGCGCCATCATCCCGCTTGAACCCGAGACTCGAGCAGCCTTCCTCAAATCGCTCGATGGTCTGCGTGCCGCGGGCGCTACGGTCGTCTTCTCGGACGACATCCTTCCCGACTCCTTCGCCGAGATCGCATCGCACGTCTGTACGTTTCCCTACATCAAGGAGGGAACGGAGAGGTTTCTCCGCACCTACGGTCCAGGCCAGTACCACTCCGCTGAAGAGTACGCCGCTGTCGTCGGTTCGCCACTGCCAAATACGATCCTGAATGGTATGAACGACGTCTCACGCAAAGATCGCGCACCCATCGTTGAGACGACACTCGAAGCCGATCCTAACGCTGAGGTCAATTACTTCAGGCCCCGTCGCGAAACCCTTGCCGCATACAATGAAGCGCTGAGCCGGTTCCACCTCGACGGCTTCGTCTACCCCGCCACACAGATGCCTCCGCCGGACGAGACCATGCCGCAGAAAGGCGAGTCCGGCATCATCAGCGGCGGCCCGCACTCCGACACATCATGGGTGAACATGATCGGTGTCCCTGCTATCGTCGTCCCCGGTGGCTTCTACCCGGACGGGCTACCTTTCGGACTAGAGATCTCTGCCAGCCCGTGGCGCGATGGTGATCTGCTCGGGTACGCCTACGCCTACGAACAGCAGACCCACCACCGGCGACCGCCTATTCTTGTCGAACAGGGTCTTCTGCCAAACGCGCGTTAG